In Perca flavescens isolate YP-PL-M2 chromosome 7, PFLA_1.0, whole genome shotgun sequence, the following proteins share a genomic window:
- the LOC114559299 gene encoding tumor necrosis factor receptor superfamily member 5-like isoform X2: MFYYRKKKECRHSPTGSRVRKHCTEFRSTSCLDCNEGTFMDRPTGLTECFVCSRCDSGSGLKIKRPCTTISDTVCEPLEGFYCRHAVEDNCVEAQKHSICQPGQYILQKGTALRDTECSDCRDGTFSDGTLLTSCQPHTQCQSLDLQLIKPGTASTDAECGEQSSGAVSRGVVGGLVLVVGLAIALFFVWHLKNKKDTERKRNADNPQQYFKKNKHPHEEEEQLGVAVINEHRDIGTPRLSGRDGGLVVIFRNSFNYRLLSTETVPSFELNMTRKKVPDSALDI; the protein is encoded by the exons atgttttattacagaaagaaaaaggaatgcAGACACTCCCCAACAG gAAGTCGAGTTAGAAAACATTGCACGGAGTTCAGAAGTACTTCCTGTCTGGATTGCAATGAGGGGACATTTATGGATCGTCCTACAGGGCTTACAGAATGTTTTGTCTGTTCACGCTGTGATTCAG GTTCTGGTTTAAAGATAAAGAGGCCATGTACAACTATTTCAGATACAGTTTGTGAACCACTGGAGGGATTCTACTGTAGGCATGCTGTAGAGGACAACTGTGTGGAAGCACAGAAACACAGCATCTGTCAACCAGGACAATATATCCTCCAAAAAG GAACAGCATTAAGGGACACTGAGTGCTCTGACTGCAGAGATGGAACATTTTCTGATGGGACATTATTGACATCGtgtcagccacacacaca ATGTCAATCATTGGATCTTCAGCTGATAAAACCAGGAACTGCTTCAACAGATGCTGAATGTGGAGAACAAAGTTCAGGAGCTGTGAGCCGCGGCGTTGTGGGGGGGCTGGTGCTAGTGGTCGGACTCGCAATAGCTCTGTTTTTCGTGTGGCATCTCAAAAATAAGAAAGACACAG aaagaaaaaggaatgcAGACAATCCCCAACAG TACTTCAAAAAGAATAAACATCCacatgaagaagaagaacagcTG gGTGTGGCTGTGATCAATGAACACAGAGACATCGGGACACCAAGGCTGTCAGGCCGTGATGGTGGTCTGGTAGTGATTTTTAGAAATAGCTTTAACTATCGGTTGCTTAGCACCGAGACTGTCCCCTCATTTGAACTCAATATGACTCGGAAAAAAGTCCCAGATTCTGCTCTTgatatttag
- the LOC114559299 gene encoding tumor necrosis factor receptor superfamily member 5-like isoform X1, whose amino-acid sequence MTLVDIVHVTLPSYINLKIIHFYLIETLHEIKLFFFSTGSRVRKHCTEFRSTSCLDCNEGTFMDRPTGLTECFVCSRCDSGSGLKIKRPCTTISDTVCEPLEGFYCRHAVEDNCVEAQKHSICQPGQYILQKGTALRDTECSDCRDGTFSDGTLLTSCQPHTQCQSLDLQLIKPGTASTDAECGEQSSGAVSRGVVGGLVLVVGLAIALFFVWHLKNKKDTERKRNADNPQQYFKKNKHPHEEEEQLGVAVINEHRDIGTPRLSGRDGGLVVIFRNSFNYRLLSTETVPSFELNMTRKKVPDSALDI is encoded by the exons ATGACACTAGTAGACATTGTGCATGTCACTTTGCCTAGCTACATTAACCTCaagataatacatttttatttaatagaaacattgcatgaaattaaattgtttttcttttcaacaggAAGTCGAGTTAGAAAACATTGCACGGAGTTCAGAAGTACTTCCTGTCTGGATTGCAATGAGGGGACATTTATGGATCGTCCTACAGGGCTTACAGAATGTTTTGTCTGTTCACGCTGTGATTCAG GTTCTGGTTTAAAGATAAAGAGGCCATGTACAACTATTTCAGATACAGTTTGTGAACCACTGGAGGGATTCTACTGTAGGCATGCTGTAGAGGACAACTGTGTGGAAGCACAGAAACACAGCATCTGTCAACCAGGACAATATATCCTCCAAAAAG GAACAGCATTAAGGGACACTGAGTGCTCTGACTGCAGAGATGGAACATTTTCTGATGGGACATTATTGACATCGtgtcagccacacacaca ATGTCAATCATTGGATCTTCAGCTGATAAAACCAGGAACTGCTTCAACAGATGCTGAATGTGGAGAACAAAGTTCAGGAGCTGTGAGCCGCGGCGTTGTGGGGGGGCTGGTGCTAGTGGTCGGACTCGCAATAGCTCTGTTTTTCGTGTGGCATCTCAAAAATAAGAAAGACACAG aaagaaaaaggaatgcAGACAATCCCCAACAG TACTTCAAAAAGAATAAACATCCacatgaagaagaagaacagcTG gGTGTGGCTGTGATCAATGAACACAGAGACATCGGGACACCAAGGCTGTCAGGCCGTGATGGTGGTCTGGTAGTGATTTTTAGAAATAGCTTTAACTATCGGTTGCTTAGCACCGAGACTGTCCCCTCATTTGAACTCAATATGACTCGGAAAAAAGTCCCAGATTCTGCTCTTgatatttag
- the LOC114559299 gene encoding tumor necrosis factor receptor superfamily member 5-like isoform X3: MDRPTGLTECFVCSRCDSGSGLKIKRPCTTISDTVCEPLEGFYCRHAVEDNCVEAQKHSICQPGQYILQKGTALRDTECSDCRDGTFSDGTLLTSCQPHTQCQSLDLQLIKPGTASTDAECGEQSSGAVSRGVVGGLVLVVGLAIALFFVWHLKNKKDTERKRNADNPQQYFKKNKHPHEEEEQLGVAVINEHRDIGTPRLSGRDGGLVVIFRNSFNYRLLSTETVPSFELNMTRKKVPDSALDI; this comes from the exons ATGGATCGTCCTACAGGGCTTACAGAATGTTTTGTCTGTTCACGCTGTGATTCAG GTTCTGGTTTAAAGATAAAGAGGCCATGTACAACTATTTCAGATACAGTTTGTGAACCACTGGAGGGATTCTACTGTAGGCATGCTGTAGAGGACAACTGTGTGGAAGCACAGAAACACAGCATCTGTCAACCAGGACAATATATCCTCCAAAAAG GAACAGCATTAAGGGACACTGAGTGCTCTGACTGCAGAGATGGAACATTTTCTGATGGGACATTATTGACATCGtgtcagccacacacaca ATGTCAATCATTGGATCTTCAGCTGATAAAACCAGGAACTGCTTCAACAGATGCTGAATGTGGAGAACAAAGTTCAGGAGCTGTGAGCCGCGGCGTTGTGGGGGGGCTGGTGCTAGTGGTCGGACTCGCAATAGCTCTGTTTTTCGTGTGGCATCTCAAAAATAAGAAAGACACAG aaagaaaaaggaatgcAGACAATCCCCAACAG TACTTCAAAAAGAATAAACATCCacatgaagaagaagaacagcTG gGTGTGGCTGTGATCAATGAACACAGAGACATCGGGACACCAAGGCTGTCAGGCCGTGATGGTGGTCTGGTAGTGATTTTTAGAAATAGCTTTAACTATCGGTTGCTTAGCACCGAGACTGTCCCCTCATTTGAACTCAATATGACTCGGAAAAAAGTCCCAGATTCTGCTCTTgatatttag